The Mycobacterium haemophilum DSM 44634 sequence CCGAGGTCAGGCGTGGGCTGGAGAAAAATTCGCAGCAGTGGATGGGCATGATCGATCGCTATCTGCCAGCGTTGCTGCAACGCTTTGCCCGGGATCTCGTCCCTAGGTGGGTCTCGGTCGCTCGTCGTGATCTGGAAAGCGGGATACTGTCCTACCGGATGTACTGCTTCGTCAAAGAATGAGGCGCCGCCGCGTTCTGGCTGTTGTTTGCCAGCGTTGATGCGCAGCTGCCACGCACTGACCGTGTCGATGGGGTTGGTGCAGCGCGCAGCCATCTCACCAGCGGCTTTTGTGTTCGGGCGCGCGATTATTCGATTACCCCACATTTGTGGAACCAACCGATTACGCTGCTGATCACTTCCCGAATTAGAGGTCGCTTCGATGATTGGGACAGTGGGTTTACGTGTGACGCTGCAGCGTTTGTGCCTAGCAGCAGGGGGACACGAAGTGGTGAACGATACCGCCACCCAGAGGAGCAGGCTCACCGGCAGCGTAAGGCGGTCCGGCTGATGGTGATGGTGTTTGTGCTGGCACTTCTGGTGGCGGCCGACCCGGTGCGTATTGGCGTTGCGCTGCTGTTGATTTCGCGGCAACGGCCCATGCGTAATTTGCTTGGATACTGGCTCGGCGCCCTGATAGCGAGTAGCGCTTTAACTGTCGGGTTGTTGACGGGGCTACGCGGCTTCGCGCCTGCGTTTGCGGAAGGCGTGAATTCCGTTGCTGCGAGCTCGACCGGCCGGCACGTCCAAATCGTTGTTGGTTTGCTGGTGCTACTCCTCGCCGTGCTCGTCGCGGTGGGCTTCCCAACGCATCTTCGGGCATCGGTACCTGTGCCGGCCGTCGGCGTTGCACCGGCCGGGCTGTTGAACCCGGGCCGGCCGACCGCACTCTCGCGACTGCTGGGCCGCGCCCGGGGTTTGCTGGATGGCCCGTCTTTCCGGGTAGCGTTCGTGGTCGGCATGTCCGGCACACCGCCGGCTGTCGAGTGGTTGGTGGCAGTCGCCGCCATCCTGGCCTCGGGAGCGAGCATCGGCATGCAGGTGAGTGCCGCTATCGGGTTCATCCTTGTGACGCTTGCGGTCGTCGAGATGCCGTTGGTGGCCTACCTGGTGAAACCGGCGCAAACCCAAGTAGTCATGCTGCAGTTGCATAGTTGGGTGCGGTCTCGCCGTCGGCAGATTCTGGCCGTCTTGCTTGCTGTAGCGGGAGCCTTTGCGGTGGCAAGCGGCATGGGCGCCGGCTGAGGCCGGTTGGGTTATCGGGTCGCTTTGACCTGCCCGAGCAGGGACGGGTATTGTGGTTGCTCGTGCCTGGCGGCTTACGGCGCCTGATGTTAGGGGGCGTGATGCTGGGCCAATTCGCATGTCCAGGATGCAACGGATTCGGTCCGGGGCGGGCACATGCGACACACCCGATCGCAGGGTACTGCGGCGGGGCATAACTGCACTACAACCAGACTTGCCAACAGGCTTGACAACGAACGCAACACAGAAAGCCGGTAGATGCCAACCATTCAGCAGCTGGTCCGCAAGGGCCGTCGGGACAAGATCGGCAAGGTCAAGACCGCGGCTCTGAAGGGCAGCCCGCAGCGTCGTGGTGTTTGCACCCGCGTGTACA is a genomic window containing:
- a CDS encoding GAP family protein, translated to MVMVFVLALLVAADPVRIGVALLLISRQRPMRNLLGYWLGALIASSALTVGLLTGLRGFAPAFAEGVNSVAASSTGRHVQIVVGLLVLLLAVLVAVGFPTHLRASVPVPAVGVAPAGLLNPGRPTALSRLLGRARGLLDGPSFRVAFVVGMSGTPPAVEWLVAVAAILASGASIGMQVSAAIGFILVTLAVVEMPLVAYLVKPAQTQVVMLQLHSWVRSRRRQILAVLLAVAGAFAVASGMGAG